The Chaetodon trifascialis isolate fChaTrf1 chromosome 16, fChaTrf1.hap1, whole genome shotgun sequence genome includes a region encoding these proteins:
- the fryb gene encoding protein furry homolog isoform X1 has product MSLEDVGSTASLVAESAASDHCNGHSLSQCQDRDLGNQSQGQDGIVLERIASLSLDMFDPSDFTGRFTKIQSRSRKRTRIIGASPVGLKPPLPPVSGTLGERKGPVVMAPVNVDPESKPGEFVLKSLFANFTLLSERKIRIIMAEPLEKPLNKSLQRGEDPQFDQLISSMSSLAEYCLPSILRTLFDWYKRQNGLEDESHEYRPRANTKSKNDEQQKDYLLERRDLAIDFIFSLVLIEVLKQIPLHPLLDGLIQEVINLTFKHFKYKEGYLGPNTGNMHIVADLYAEVVGVVAQSRFPAVRKKFISELKELRQKEQSPYVIQSTISLIMGLKFFRIKMYPVEDFEASFQFMQECAQYFLEVKDKDIKHSLAGLFVEILVPVAATVKNEVNVPCLRNFVESLYDTTLDLSSRKKHSLALYPLVTCLLCVSQKQFFLSRWHIFLNNCLSNLKNKDPKMARVALESLYRLLWVYMIRIKCESNTGTQSRLTSITSTLFPKGSRSVVPRDMPLNIFVKIIQFIAQERLDFAMKEIIFDLLSVGKPAKAFSLNPERMNIGLRAFLVIADALQQKDGEPPMPNTGATLPSGNSLKKKKTYLSKTLTEEEAKLIGMSLYYSQVRKALDNILRHLDKEVGRCMMLTSVQMLNKEPEDMITGERKPKIDLFRTCVAAIPRILPDAMSKPELIDLLSRLTVHMDDELRLISQNSLQSLLLDFSDWREDVLFGYTHFLLREVQDTHQGLQDASVKLLLQLLTQWRLALQLQGKMRGGVESSPRLPERSPHCSVLHAVEGLALLLLCSCQISTRKLAVGVLREIRCLFTALGHAEDDDKPMIEVMDQLSPAVMDSFVHVAVSDSSTLPLSHHVDLQWLVEWTARLVSSSYDVKSPSHVWIFAQCMKDPWVLCLHIFLRQEHLPKHCPIALGYAWPYAFTRLQLLLPLVDPNSPVNAKKTSTAGSSDNYISLWRNYLILCLGVAKPSIMSPGHLRASTPEITATTPDGSVTYDNKVIGTPSVAWLLKQLVPLMRAESLEITESLVLGFGCTNALVFRELVEELHPLMKEALERRPENKKRRERRDLLRLQLLRIFELLANAGVISDSTNGALERDSLALGALFLEYVDLTRMLLEAENEKELDVLKDIRAHFSGMVANLIQCVPVHHRRFLFPQQSLRHHLFILFSQWAGPFSVMFTPLDRYSDRNHQITRYQYCALKAMSAVLCCGPVFDNVGLSTDGYLYKWLDNILACHDIRVHRLGCEVVILLLELNPDQINLFNWAVDRCFTGSYQLASGCFKAIATVCGNRNYPCDLVTLLNLVLFKASDTSREIYEISMQLMQVLESKLCAYSKRMVEQKPCNILYGTHGPLPPLYSVNLSQLSIQLASMYPELTLPLFSEVSQRFPTTHPNGRQIMLSYLLPWLSNIELVDTGLLPPASSPCTPEEEPHGQGQGMGVSPSLRGNGWGSLQATSLVLNNLMFMTAKYGDEVPGPEIENAWNALVSNERWSNNLRITLQFLISLCGVSSDTTLLPYIKKVVIYLCRNNTIQTMEELLFELQQTDPVNPVVLHCDNPPFYRFAASNKASTSQTGTTSSSNTVVAGQDNLADTDENKLVRESEERRARAHNRLESRYSNSSGGSYEDEKTDPLPPYAGWLLGVLETNHPQPLPMPVNGGCWAPLVDYLPETITPRGPLHRCNIAVIFMTEMVVDHSVREDWALHLPLLLHALFLGLDHYRPEVYEHSKRLLLHLLIALSCNNNFQVIASVLMLTREISDNKTLTIKSSYHTEYQQSHAPDFLREWQTSPVVDSGLSSTSNSSSASLGGGSTAGSVGNLPLVTPDDLEDLEDTPNETDEKTNKLIEFLSTSAWSTVLLLLRAFGPLWVHEDITPKNPNSKSTEQLSNFLRHVISVFKESKSDFHLEQQLSDVALQTALCSSSRHYAGRSFQIFRALKQPINNHAVSDLVSRLVEVVGEHGDEVQGYVMEVLLTLESVVVNLAECLKNSDLMAALTRTSSPDFVTSDKLMNRKSTGQLNFPGPGFVGLSSQRHQRSYSVPKKFGECGHQPNDPPRSATLDRIQACNSHGLARTGRTPGSCTSSTNRIDPSVLSDPAHVSHPSTILATVFWVAVSLMESDFEFEYQMSLRLVHKLLSKVPLDRAENRERLEKLQAQLRWSGFSGIQQLLLKGFTSQATSDLTLQLFCQLTPVSRVPVVDSSQSIGFPLNVLCLLPHLVQHFGHPTQFCKESAERIAQVCLEEKHTKLSHLAHVMTLYKTRSYTRDPFSWVSVVCRYLHEAFSDITLNMVTYMAELLDKGLPSMQQSLLQIIYCLLSHMDLTAVQVKQFNADVTKTIEKFVQTIHWKDALNILKLVVSRSASLVHPVYGHSQGDLSNLEVSRVWDGSAKALPGKTLDFTFDISETPVIGRRFDELQGSGGREGKARAMAVTRSTSSTSSGSNSNTILVPVSWRRPQSSQKRTREKLVNVLSLCGQEVGLTKNPSVIFSSCGDLDMMEVRESGVSSEEGGTREDTLDDTASEQQFRVFRDFDFLDVELEDGEVRLGETVDNFNWGVRRRSLDSTELGDLLEESQHSGSTPSLGHEDPHDSDESSEEEESSTSQSLSHSQLTNPSPSEETNHTDSLSTSYDTSADPQSLNATTPGQGALHDDHTGLHGRVCGDDEDTQAQDDDLSLSAHELPHGSDCGESFTLELPGQPQDQPRNLDHSLNPDYCQPPLDFLDPNCLPSLRDDVDDLEDLGFPPPPSPFFSAILAAFQPTVCDDAEEAWRCHINQLVTDSDGSCAVHTFQVFSSLFKNIQGKFCLLTTDVATYLGEGLRGIGSKFLRSSQMLTTCSDCPTIYIDADTIMSYGLLEKMKFSALELQEYLDTYNTREEAAVSWLRNCKDTFPRCPGDSVVTCQPGDSEEKQLELCQRLYKLHFQLLLLFQSYCSLIGQVHAISSVPELLNMSRELTDLKTSLQAAEAAVASDLEHKHLAHTHAHATQVAAMVVPSFPTSEAAVQAVLECLKNHEFTKAVRYIQECRRQWPNGVFGGNSESEVQTLLNVYFRHQTLGQTGTIALVGSRQDLSLICSKLLELNGEIRDMIRRAQGYRVVTTYLPDSSASGTSL; this is encoded by the exons CCTCTCCAGTGGGACTGAAGCCACCCCTCCCGCCAGTCAGTGGAACCTTGGGAGAGAGGAAGGGTCCTGTCGTCATGGCGCCTGTCAACGTGGACCCGGAGAGTAAGCCGGGCGAGTTCGTCCTAAAGAGCTTGTTTGCCAACTTCACCCTGCTCTCCGAGCGCAAGATTCGCATCATCATGGCCGAACCGCTG GAGAAGCCACTTAACAAatctctgcagagaggagaggacccACAGTTCGACCAG TTGATCAGCTCTATGAGTTCTCTAGCAGAGTACTGCCTGCCGTCTATCCTGAGGACGCTATTTGACTGGTACAAGAGGCAGAACGGCCTGGAAGACGAGTCCCATGAGTATCGGCCCAGGGCCAACACCAAGTCCAAGAA tgatgAGCAGCAGAAGGACTACTTATTGGAGCGAAGAGATCTGGCAATAGACTTCATCTTCTCACTCGTTCTTATAGAAGTTTTGAAGCAG ATCCCCCTCCATCCTCTTTTGGATGGACTCATCCAGGAAGTTATAAACCTGACCTTCAAGCACTTCAAATACAAGGAAGG GTACTTGGGACCCAACACAGGCAACATGCACATAGTGGCTGACCTCTATGCTGAAGTAGTGGGAGTTGTGGCTCAGTCCAG ATTCCCGGCAGTGAGGAAGAAGTTCATCTcggagctgaaggagctgagACAGAAGGAGCAGAGCCCTTACGTCATCCAGTCCACCATCAGCCTCATCATGGGACTCAAGTTCTTCCGTATCAAAATGTACCCGGTGGAAGACTTTGAAGCCTCCTTCCAGTTTATGCAG GAGTGTGCACAGTATTTCTTGGAAGTGAAGGATAAAGACATTAAACATTCATTAGCCGGACTGTTTGTGGAGATTCTTGTACCTGTAGCTGCT actgtgaaaaatgaagtgaACGTGCCGTGTCTCCGAAACTTCGTTGAGAGTTTGTATGATACCACACTGGACCTGTCGTCCCGGAAGAAACACTCTCTG GCCCTTTATCCTCTGGTGacctgcctgctgtgtgtcagtcagAAGCAGTTCTTCCTCAGCCGCTGGCACATTTTCCTCAACAACTGCCTCTCAAACCTGAAG AATAAAGACCCCAAGATGGCACGCGTGGCTCTAGAATCACTCTACCGCCTGCTGTGGGTCTACATGATCCGGATAAAGTGCGAGAGCAACACTGGAACACAGAG TCGTCTGACGTCCATCACCTCCACCCTGTTCCCCAAAGGGAGCCGTAGCGTTGTACCCAGAGACATGCCCCTTAATATCTTTGTCAAGATCATCCAgtttattgcacag GAGAGACTGGATTTCGCCATGAAGGAGATCATATTTGACCTGCTGAGTGTCGGGAAACCTGCCAAAGCCTTCAGTCTCAACCCAGAG CGTATGAACATAGGTCTGCGGGCATTTCTGGTGATAGCAGATGCTCTGCAACAGAAGGACGGAGAGCCTCCCATGCCCAACACGGGAGCCACTCTGCCCTCTGGAAACtctctgaagaagaagaaaacttaTCTCAGCAAGACGCTCACTGAAGAGGAAGCCAAGCTAATAG GCATGTCCTTGTACTACTCCCAGGTGCGAAAGGCTCTGGACAACATCCTGAGACACTTGGACAAGGAGGTGGGCCGTTGTATGATGCTCACCAGCGTCCAGATGCTCAACAAAGAACCAGAGGACATGATTAC CGGCGAAAGGAAGCCTAAAATCGACCTGTTCAGGACGTGTGTGGCTGCCATTCCTCGTATCCTTCCTGATGCCATGTCCAAACCCGAGCTTATTGACCTGCTGTCACG ACTTACTGTGCACATGGACGATGAGCTTCGTCTGATTTCCCAGAACTCCCTGCAGAGCCTGCTGCTTGATTTCTCAGACTGGAGGGAAGACGTCCTGTTCGGTTACACACATTTCCTTTTGCGTGAG GTCCAGGACACCCATCAGGGTCTGCAGGATGCATCTGTGAagctccttctccagctgctcaCACAGTGGAGGCTAGCACTGCAGCTCCAGGGGAAGATGCGAGGTGGTGTTGAG TCGAGCCCCAGACTGCCCGAGCGAAGCCCTCATTGCTCAGTGCTCCATGCAGTGGAGGGCctggctctgctgctcctctgctcatgTCAGATCAGCACAAGGAAGCTGGCAGTCGGTGTGTTAAGAGAAATACGCTGCCTCTTCACAGCTCTGGGCCATGCGGAG GATGATGACAAACCCATGATAGAGGTCATGGACCAGCTGAGTCCTGCTGTCATGGACAGCTTTGTTCATGTGGCTGTCTCCGATTCG TCCACGTTGCCTCTCAGCCACCACGTTGACCTCCAGTGGCTGGTGGAGTGGACGGCTCGACTGGTGAGCAGTTCCTACGACGTGAAGAGCCCCAGCCACGTCTGGATCTTTGCCCAGTGCATGAAGGACCCGTGGGTGCTCTGTCTGCACATCTTCTTGCGGCAGGAGCACCTGCCCAAACACTGCCCCATTGCGCTGGGATACGCCTGGCCTTACGCCTTCACAcggctccagctgctgctcccgCTGGTTGACCCTAA CAGTCCAGTGAATGCTAAGAAGACCAGCACGGCAGGCTCCAGTGACAACTACATCTCTCTGTGGCGTAACTACCTGATCCTGTGTCTAGGAGTGGCGAAGCCGAGCATCATGTCCCCCGGTCACCTCAGAGCGTCCACCCCAGAGATCACTGCCACCACGCCCGACGGCAGCGTCACCTACGACaacaag GTGATAGGCACTCCCTCAGTTGCCTGGCTATTAAAACAGCTCGTCCCTCTGATGAGAGCTGAGAGTCTGGAGATCACAGAGTCTCTGGTGCTGGGGTTCGGATGCACAAATGCTCTGGTCTTCAG GGAGCTCGTCGAAGAACTCCATCCACTGATGAAGGAAGCACTGGAGCGTAGACctgag AACAAGAAgcgcagagagaggagggatcTTCTCAGGCTCCAGCTGCTGAGGATCTTTGAACTGTTGGCTAATGCAGGAGTTATCAGTGACAG cACCAATGGAGCACTGGAGCGTGATTCCCTGGCACTGGGCGCCTTATTCCTTGAGTATGTGGATCTAACCCGGATGCTTCTGGAGGCTGAGAATGAGAAGGAGCTGGATGTGCTTAAAGACATCAGAGCTCATTTCAGTGGCATGGTGGCTAACCTCATCCAGTGTGTTCCCG TCCACCACAGGCGCTTCCTCTTCCCTCAACAGTCTCTGAGACAccatctcttcatcctcttcagtCAATGGGCCGGACCCTTCAGTGTCATGTTCACTCCCCTTGATCGTTACAGTGACCGCAACCACCAGATCACTCGCTACCAGTACTGTGCTCTAAAG GCCATGTCAGCAGTTCTGTGTTGCGGTCCAGTGTTCGACAATGTGGGTCTCTCTACTGATGGCTATCTCTACAAATGGCTTGACAATATCTTAGCCTGCCACGACATCCGG GTTCACCGTCTTGGGTGTGAGGTGGTCATCCTGCTCTTGGAACTGAACCCAGACCAAATCAATCTGTTCAACTGGGCCGTGGACCGCTGCTTTACTGGGTCTTACCAGCTGGCATCTGGCTGCTTCAAGGCCATCGCCACTGTCTGTGGTAACAG GAATTACCCATGTGACCTCGTGACCTTGCTCAATCTGGTGTTATTCAAGGCCTCAGACACCAGCAGGGAAATATATGAGATCTCCATGCAGCTGATGCAG GTGCTGGAGTCTAAACTGTGTGCATACTCAAAGCGGATGGTGGAGCAGAAGCCTTGTAATATTTTGTATGGAACACAcggccccctccctcctctgtacAGCGTCAACCTGTCTCAACTCTCCATCCAGCTGGCCAGCATGTACCCGGAGCTCACTCTGCCTCTTTTCTCAG AGGTGAGCCAGCGTTTCCCAACCACCCATCCCAACGGCAGACAGATCATGCTTTCTTACCTGCTACCCTGGCTTAGTAACATTGAGCTCGTGGACACGGGTCTCCTACCTCCCGCCTCAAGCCCCTGCACACCAGAGGAAGAACCTCACGGTCAGGGGCAGGGCATGGGCGTGTCCCCCAGTCTGAGAGGCAACGGCTGGGGCTCCTTGCAGGCGACCTCGCTGGTGCTCAACAACCTCATGTTCATGACTGCTAAG TATGGAGACGAGGTTCCTGGCCCGGAGATTGAGAATGCCTGGAACGCTTTAGTGTCCAACGAGAGGTGGAGCAACAACTTACGGATCACCCTTCAGTTCCTTATCAGCCTGTGCGGAGTTAGCAGTGACACCACACTGTTGCCTTAT ATCAAGAAGGTGGTGATCTACCTGTGTCGCAACAACACCATCCAGACAATGGAGGAGCTCctgtttgagctgcagcagactgaCCCGGTTAACCCCGTGGTCTTGCACTGCGACAACCCTCCCTTCTACCGCTTTGCTGCCAGCAACAAAGCCTCCACctcacagacag GCACCACCTCCAGCAGTAACACTGTGGTGGCTGGTCAGGACAACCTGGCAGACACAGATGAGAACAAGCTGgtcagagagagtgaagagcG CAGGGCCAGGGCTCACAACAGACTGGAATCTCGCTACAGCAACAGCTCTGGAGGCTCATATGAGGATGAAAAGA CCGACCCACTCCCACCATATGCTGGTTGGCTACTGGGCGTTCTGGAGACCAACCATCCTCAACCGTTACCCATGCCTGTTAACGGAGGCTGCTGGGCTCCTCTGGTTGACTACCTTCCAGAAACCATCACACCTAGAGGACCACTGCACAG GTGTAACATTGCAGTGATCTTTATGACTGAAATGGTCGTGGACCACAGCGTGAGAGAAGACTGGGCTTTACACCTGCCCCTGCTACTACATGCCCTCTTCTTGG GTCTGGACCACTACAGACCAGAGGTCTATGAACACAGCAAACgtctccttctccacctcctcattgCCCTCTCCTGCAACAACAATTTCCAG GTTATAGCCTCAGTTCTGATGCTGACCAGAGAGATCAGTGACAACAAGACCCTCACCATTAAGTCCAGCTACCACACAGAGTACCAGCAGTCAC ATGCCCCTGACTTCCTGAGAGAGTGGCAGACGTCTCCGGTGGTGGACTCCGGCCTCAGTTCCACCTCCAACTCTTCCTCTGCCAGTCTAGGTGGCGGCAGCACTGCAGGCAGTGTCGGGAATTTACCCCTTGTGACACCTGACGACCTGGAGGACCTTGAAGATACACCCAATGAGACCGACGAGAAGACAAACAAACTCATCGAGTTCCTCTCCACCAG TGCCTGGAgtactgtgttgttgttgctcagAGCGTTTGGGCCGCTGTGGGTGCACGAGGACATCACACCAAAGAACCCCAACTCCAAGAGCACGGAGCAGCTCTCCAACTTCCTACGCCACGTCATCTCCGTCTTCAAGGAGTCCAAGTCAG ACTTtcacctggagcagcagctgagcgaCGTGGCTTTACAGACGGCTCTGTGCAGCTCCTCGCGTCACTATGCCGGGCGCTCCTTCCAGATTTTTAGAGCCCTCAAACAACCAATCAACAACCACGCTGTCTCCGACCTGGTGTCACGCCTGGTCGAGGTGGTGGGAGAACATGGCGACGAGGTGCAG ggcTACGTGATGGAGGTGCTGCTGACACTGGAGTCAGTGGTCGTGAATCTAGCAGAATGTCTGAAAAACAGCGACCTCATGGCAGCTCTAACCAG GACGTCCTCACCAGATTTCGTGACTAGTGACAAACTGATGAACCGAAAGAGCACTGGTCAGTTGAACTTTCCTGGCCCTGGATTTGTCGGTCTGTCGTCACAGCGCCACCAGCGCTCCTACTCGGTCCCCAAGAAGTTTGGGGAGTGTGGCCACCAGCCCAATGATCCTCCTCGCAGTGCGACTCTGGACCGCATACAG GCCTGCAACAGTCACGGCCTCGCCCGGACTGGAAGAACCCCTGGGTCCTGCACATCGTCAACCAATCGTATTGATCCCAGTGTTCTGTCGGATCCGGCCCATGTTTCCCATCCTTCAACAATACTGGCCACAGTCTTCTGGGTGGCGGTGTCGCTCATGGAGTCAGACTTTGAGTTTGAATATCAGATGTCACTTCGCCTCGTTCACAAATTGCTGTCGAAG GTGCCGTTGGACAGAGCAGAGAATCGCGAACGCCTCGAGAAGCTGCAGGCTCAGCTGAGGTGGAGTGGATTCTCTGGGATCCAGCAGCTTCTGTTGAAGGGTTTTACCTCCCAGGCCACTTCTGACCTCACCTTGCAGCTTTTCTGCCAGCTCACGCCTGTCTCCCGTGTGCCTGTTGTTGACAGCTCACAGTCCATAG GTTTCCCTCTGAAtgtgctgtgtctgctgcctcaCCTGGTGCAACACTTTGGCCACCCAACTCAGTTTTGTAAGGAGAGCGCTGAGAGGATCGCGCAG gtgtgtttggaggaaaagcacacaaagcTGTCCCACTTGGCCCACGTGATGACGCTCTATAAGACTCGCTCCTACACACGGGACCCTTTCTCCTGGGTCAGCGTGGTTTGTCGCTACCTCCATGAGGCTTTCTCCGACATCACACTCAACATGGTCACCTATATGGCTGAG CTGCTGGATAAAGGccttcccagcatgcagcagtCTCTCCTCCAGATCATCTACTGTCTGCTCAGCCACATGGACCTGACTGCTGTACAAGTCAAACAGTTCAACGCTGATGTCACAAAGACCATTGAGAAGTTTGTCCAG ACCATACACTGGAAGGATGCCTTAAACATCTTAAAACTGGTGGTATCACGCTCTGCCAGCCTGGTTCATCCGGTGTACGGCCACTCACAGGGTGACCTGTCCAACCTCGAGGTCAGCAGGGTATGGGATGGTTCAGCCAAGGCTCTGCCTGGAAAAACACTAGACTTCACCTTTGACATCTCTGAG ACTCCAGTGATTGGGCGTCGGTTCGATGAGCTCCAGGGTTCAGGTGGTAGAGAGGGGAAGGCCAGAGCCATGGCTGTAACCCGcagtacttcctccacctcctctggaTCCAACTCCAACACCATCCTGGTGCCTGTCAGCTGGAGGCGACCACAATCCTCTCAG AAAAGAACCAGAGAGAAGCTGGTGAacgttttgtctctttgtggacAAGAAGTTGGACTCACCAAGAACCCATCT GTGATCTTCTCATCGTGTGGCGACCTGGACATGATGGAGGTGCGGGAGAGTGGCGTGTCatcagaggagggaggaacCAGAGAGGACACGCTTGACGACACGGCCAGCGAGCAGCAGTTCAGGGTTTTCCGAGACTTTGACTTCCTTGATGTGGAGCTGGAGGACGGAGAGGTGAGACTC GGCGAGACCGTCGATAACTTTAATTGGGGCGTGCGTCGACGATCTCTGGACAGCACAGAGCTGGGCGACCTGTTGGAGGAGAGCCAGCACTCGGGCAGCACCCCCAGTCTGGGTCACGAGGACCCCCACGATTCAGACGAGtcctcagaggaagaggagtcttCGACGAGCCAGagcctctctcactctcagctC ACTAACCCCTCTCCATCAGAGGAAACCAACCACACCGATTCTCTGTCTACTTCTTACGACACATCTGCCGACCCACAATCCCTCAATGCCACCACGCCGGGCCAGGGAGCGCTCCATGACGATCACACGGGATTGCAC GGGAGGGTGTGTGGTGACGATGAGGACACTCAGGCCCAGGACGATGACCTGTCACTGAGCGCCCACGAGCTCCCTCACGGCTCGGACTGCGGCGAGAGCTTCACCCTGGAGCTGCCGGGGCAGCCTCAGGATCAGCCCCGCAATCTGGACCACAGCCTCAACCCAGACTATTGCCAACCACCGCTGGACTTTCTAGACCCCAACTGTCTGCCCAG CTTACGTGATGATGTAGATGACTTGGAAGACCTTGGttttcctcctcccccctctccatttttctctgccATCTTGGCAGCCTTCCAGCCCACAGTGTGTGACGATGCTGAGGAGGCGTGGCGCTGCCACATCAACCAGCTTGTGACCGACTCAGATGGGTCCTGTGCCGTCCACACTTTTCAagtcttctcatctctctttaAG AACATCCAGGGTAAATTCTGCCTCCTGACAACTGACGTCGCCACTTACCTTGGAGAGGGTTTAAGGGGCATCGGATCAAAGTTCCTTAGGTCCTCTCAGATGCTAACCACATGCTCAGATTGTCCCACAATCTACATTGATGCTGACACG ATCATGTCCTATGGTCTGCTTGAAAAGATGAAGTTCAGTgcgctggagctgcaggagtaTCTGGATACCTACAACACCAGAGAGGAGGCCGCTGTATCG TGGCTGAGGAACTGTAAGGACACATTTCCCCGGTGCCCCGGTGACAGTGTGGTGACATGCCAGCCTGGAGACTCAGAGGAGAAG CAACTGGAGCTTTGTCAGAGGCTCTACAAGCTGCAtttccagcttctcctcctcttccagtcCTACTGCTCGCTCATTGGTCAAGTTCATGCCATCAGCTCTGTGCCTGAG CTGCTGAACATGTCTCGAGAGCTCACTGATCTGAAGACCAgcctgcaggcagcagaggcGGCTGTGGCCAGCGACCTGGAACACAAACACTTGGCCCACACTCACGCACACGCCACCCAGGTGGCAGCCATGGTTGTGCCCAGCTTCCCCACCTCAGAGGCAGCTGTGCAGGCTGTACTGGAGTGCCTTAAGAACCACGAGTTCACCAAAGCTGTGCGCTACATCCAGGAGTGCAG GAGGCAGTGGCCCAACGGAGTGTTTGGTGGCAACTCAGAGAGCGAGGTCCAGACTCTGCTCAATGTTTACTTTCGCCACCAGACGCTGGGCCAGACGGGCACCATTGCCCTTGTTGGTTCCCGCCAGGACCTGAGCCTGATCTGCTCCAAGCTGCTGGAGCTCAACGGGGAGATCCGCGACATGATCCGCCGCGCCCAGGGGTACCGGGTCGTCACAACCTACCTCCCCGACTCCAGCGCCTCCGGGACCAGCCTCTGA